One stretch of Lachnospiraceae bacterium oral taxon 096 DNA includes these proteins:
- a CDS encoding ABC transporter ATP-binding protein produces the protein MLETKSLSKSYIKKQVLFDLNFTITGGHIYGLLGPNGSGKSTWMKICAGLVKPTSGSVSLEGRKIDIQTRNDIAYAPTENFFYPWMSIEEVGQYYQDFFPDFSLDTYHTLLEEMKLTPKQKLKTLSSGMNAKTKIAAALSRNAKVYLLDEPFNGIDLITRDEIAKTIIQSLRQDNAIIISSHLIEEMESFIDSAIFIRDGHLLEVCDTESLRLRANKSLSDRYRELMQ, from the coding sequence ATGCTAGAGACAAAATCACTATCAAAGTCCTATATCAAAAAGCAAGTTCTTTTTGATCTAAACTTTACAATTACTGGTGGACATATCTATGGATTGCTTGGACCAAATGGAAGCGGAAAGAGTACCTGGATGAAAATTTGTGCAGGGCTAGTCAAACCCACTTCAGGAAGTGTTTCCCTGGAGGGAAGAAAAATTGATATTCAAACAAGAAATGATATCGCCTATGCACCGACAGAAAATTTCTTCTATCCATGGATGAGTATCGAAGAGGTTGGCCAATACTATCAAGATTTTTTTCCTGACTTTTCTCTAGATACCTACCACACTCTACTTGAAGAAATGAAGCTTACACCAAAACAAAAGTTAAAGACGCTTTCTTCTGGTATGAATGCCAAGACAAAAATTGCTGCAGCTCTTTCTAGAAATGCCAAGGTCTATCTACTTGATGAGCCATTTAATGGCATTGATTTGATTACTCGAGACGAGATTGCAAAGACCATTATTCAATCGCTTCGCCAAGACAATGCCATTATTATTTCCTCTCATCTTATCGAAGAAATGGAAAGCTTTATTGACAGTGCCATCTTTATTCGCGACGGTCATCTTCTTGAAGTTTGTGACACCGAGAGCCTTCGCCTTAGAGCCAATAAATCACTCAGTGACCGCTACCGCGAGCTGATGCAATAA
- a CDS encoding GntR family transcriptional regulator — MQYDNSMPIYMQVAEDIRNKIISGEICLGDKLPSGRDLAIQYKINPNTAVRVYQVLEQEGLCHTKRGLGTFINDDLQMVEEIKKQQAFSYITSFLTNMHSLGFSDHEILAMLKEQEDSQC, encoded by the coding sequence ATGCAATATGATAACAGCATGCCAATCTACATGCAGGTCGCCGAAGATATTCGAAATAAAATTATCTCTGGTGAAATTTGCTTGGGAGACAAACTCCCCTCAGGTCGGGATTTAGCCATCCAATATAAGATTAATCCCAATACTGCCGTGAGAGTCTATCAAGTGCTCGAGCAAGAAGGACTATGCCACACAAAACGTGGTCTAGGAACATTTATCAATGACGACTTGCAAATGGTAGAAGAAATCAAAAAACAACAAGCTTTCAGCTACATCACATCATTTTTGACAAATATGCATTCCCTTGGATTTTCTGATCATGAAATCCTTGCGATGCTCAAAGAACAGGAGGATTCTCAATGCTAG
- a CDS encoding DUF1533 domain-containing protein, with amino-acid sequence MKKSTAFCVLSVMVATVMVGCGSKGNTNSTESKSESKAESKSDATAEQTKAAASNIGNADYVYAKINVPYADYYYGEVNNIAPEENPASLKANLTAPDAVKDLRAAGQYDSVSSVTAQKMKSFPVADSEAVGQGSQYKGVVGVNVAISKSLYEDAKKAIEEKKTSENALLTLVGEMTTTTDTTPTEYKVLNSDGTLSKTVGNVTKDDKAKAEITSTSKYGNYQIDLSDINLDIKNVQGVLLETDDGKKYGLEHLENIWVKPAELAFAVEAFKENHGNDVDYLRYADMQGKTIKKITYLLADADDIEVDTSLYVTKKAPDGYKLTGDEKVNYAADGTKINYKLETADTKYKLSRIIYKNSNVKWTADTSTDGVVVLPKEAGPGKYQLIFSSDTYNDLSMTVTVDSGLKEGDIKFENNAIVVADNAQKIDAKMYLDGINSAKVNDTEYKGGKGRRFGKNAFNEDGSVKLDAATKGDDGEKPIFASGKNTVTLKADGYPDFTFEVNK; translated from the coding sequence ATGAAGAAGAGTACAGCATTTTGTGTGTTATCTGTGATGGTGGCAACAGTTATGGTTGGCTGTGGTTCAAAGGGAAATACGAATAGCACAGAAAGTAAGAGCGAGAGTAAGGCAGAGAGCAAGAGCGATGCAACAGCAGAGCAGACAAAGGCCGCAGCATCCAATATTGGCAATGCAGATTATGTCTATGCAAAGATCAATGTTCCTTATGCAGATTATTACTATGGTGAGGTCAATAATATTGCACCAGAAGAAAATCCAGCATCTCTCAAGGCAAATTTGACTGCACCAGATGCAGTAAAGGATTTGCGTGCAGCAGGTCAATATGACAGCGTAAGTTCGGTGACTGCACAAAAGATGAAGTCGTTCCCAGTGGCAGACAGCGAGGCCGTTGGACAGGGATCACAATATAAGGGTGTAGTTGGTGTCAATGTGGCGATTTCAAAGTCCCTCTATGAGGACGCAAAGAAGGCCATTGAGGAGAAGAAGACGTCAGAGAATGCACTTCTTACTTTGGTTGGCGAGATGACAACGACTACCGATACAACACCTACAGAGTATAAGGTACTAAATTCAGATGGAACACTTTCAAAGACTGTTGGAAATGTGACAAAAGATGATAAGGCAAAGGCTGAAATTACATCAACTTCAAAGTACGGCAATTATCAAATTGATCTGTCTGATATTAATTTAGATATCAAGAATGTACAGGGCGTTTTGCTTGAGACAGATGACGGAAAGAAGTATGGATTGGAGCATTTGGAGAATATTTGGGTAAAGCCTGCGGAGTTGGCATTTGCTGTAGAGGCCTTTAAGGAAAATCATGGCAATGATGTTGACTACTTGCGCTATGCTGATATGCAAGGAAAGACCATTAAAAAGATTACCTATCTTTTGGCTGATGCCGATGACATCGAAGTGGATACTTCTTTATATGTGACTAAGAAGGCACCGGATGGCTATAAGCTCACTGGAGATGAAAAAGTAAATTATGCTGCCGATGGCACAAAGATCAACTACAAGTTGGAGACAGCCGATACAAAGTATAAGCTATCTCGCATTATCTATAAGAATTCTAATGTCAAGTGGACAGCCGATACAAGTACAGATGGTGTAGTGGTATTGCCAAAGGAGGCTGGTCCTGGAAAGTATCAATTGATTTTCTCCAGTGATACTTATAATGACCTTTCGATGACGGTAACGGTTGATTCAGGATTAAAAGAGGGCGACATCAAGTTTGAGAACAACGCCATTGTGGTTGCTGACAATGCTCAAAAGATTGATGCAAAGATGTATTTGGATGGTATCAATTCTGCGAAGGTCAATGACACCGAATATAAGGGCGGCAAGGGAAGAAGATTTGGAAAGAATGCCTTTAATGAGGATGGCAGTGTGAAGTTAGATGCAGCGACAAAAGGTGATGATGGTGAAAAGCCAATCTTTGCAAGTGGAAAGAATACAGTCACACTGAAGGCTGATGGTTACCCAGATTTTACATTTGAGGTGAATAAGTAA